One genomic window of Malaciobacter molluscorum LMG 25693 includes the following:
- a CDS encoding D-alanine--D-alanine ligase, producing MKLGIVFGGVSYEHEISIVSAIAMKDVIHTQLVYIFLDQNRDFYLIPTDIIKSKLFSSGEYKKCEKLTLEKGAFFTQKAFLSKSKKIEADLLLNMMHGGDGEDGVIASLLEFNNIKYIGPRKEACSVSFNKFLTKGYASSVNIKTIDYKYFTKNDEVKIDNFPVIIKPVRLGSSIGVSIVKSEKELSYALDVAFEFDDAILVEPFISGIKEYNLAGCKIDGDFEFSIIEEPQKADFLDFDKKYLDFARTSTALKADISDELATKIKDSFKSIYNTLFDGALIRCDFFVKDNEVYLNEINPVPGSMANYLFSDFDGVIKKLSNNLPNTRNIVINYEYVNKIQASKGK from the coding sequence TTGAAATTAGGTATAGTTTTTGGTGGAGTTTCATATGAACATGAAATCTCAATTGTTTCAGCAATAGCAATGAAAGATGTAATACATACGCAATTGGTTTATATATTTTTAGATCAAAATAGAGATTTTTATTTAATCCCAACTGATATAATAAAATCAAAACTTTTTAGTAGTGGTGAATATAAAAAGTGTGAAAAACTTACTCTAGAGAAAGGTGCTTTCTTTACTCAAAAAGCATTTTTATCTAAATCAAAAAAAATAGAAGCAGACTTATTATTAAATATGATGCATGGTGGCGATGGTGAAGATGGAGTTATTGCATCACTTTTAGAATTTAATAATATAAAATATATAGGTCCAAGAAAAGAAGCTTGTAGTGTAAGTTTCAATAAGTTTTTAACAAAAGGTTATGCTTCAAGTGTAAATATTAAAACAATCGACTATAAATATTTTACAAAAAATGATGAAGTTAAAATTGATAATTTTCCTGTTATTATTAAACCAGTAAGACTAGGAAGTTCTATTGGAGTATCAATAGTAAAATCTGAAAAAGAGTTATCTTATGCTTTAGATGTAGCTTTTGAGTTTGATGATGCAATACTTGTTGAGCCTTTTATCTCTGGTATAAAAGAGTATAATTTAGCAGGTTGTAAAATAGATGGAGATTTTGAATTTTCTATTATAGAAGAACCTCAAAAAGCTGATTTTTTAGATTTTGATAAAAAGTATTTAGATTTTGCTAGAACAAGTACAGCTTTAAAAGCTGATATTTCAGATGAACTTGCAACAAAGATAAAAGATAGTTTTAAATCAATTTATAATACTTTATTTGATGGTGCATTAATTAGATGTGACTTTTTTGTAAAAGATAATGAAGTTTATTTAAATGAAATAAATCCAGTTCCTGGAAGTATGGCAAACTATCTATTTTCTGATTTTGATGGTGTTATTAAAAAATTATCAAATAACCTACCAAATACAAGAAATATTGTAATAAATTATGAATATGTAAATAAAATACAAGCGAGCAAAGGTAAATAA
- the ruvA gene encoding Holliday junction branch migration protein RuvA, whose amino-acid sequence MIVGIEGKIEKKEPTLLHLNVNGLIYEVFVSINCSSKITNNEVKLFTTHIIREDAQTLYGFLDINEKKLFDTVIKINGVGPKVALAICSTFTPSSFAQIVSANDVSMLKRVPGIGPKGASRILVELSGFVVDADASDDNTNATITLEASLALESLGFKKDIVAKILKTCTSTNTSDLVKEALKKLQK is encoded by the coding sequence ATGATTGTTGGAATAGAAGGTAAAATAGAGAAAAAAGAACCGACACTTTTACATTTAAATGTAAATGGACTTATTTATGAAGTTTTTGTTTCTATAAATTGTAGTTCAAAAATAACTAATAATGAAGTTAAACTTTTTACTACTCACATTATTAGGGAAGATGCACAAACTTTATATGGATTTTTAGATATAAATGAAAAAAAACTTTTTGATACTGTAATAAAAATAAATGGAGTTGGACCTAAAGTTGCATTAGCTATTTGTTCTACTTTTACTCCTTCTTCCTTTGCTCAAATTGTTAGTGCAAATGATGTTTCGATGTTAAAAAGAGTTCCAGGAATTGGTCCAAAAGGTGCAAGTAGAATATTAGTTGAATTATCTGGTTTTGTTGTAGATGCGGATGCAAGTGATGATAATACAAATGCAACTATTACACTTGAAGCTTCATTAGCATTAGAATCACTTGGATTTAAAAAAGATATAGTTGCAAAAATTTTAAAAACATGTACTTCTACAAATACAAGTGATCTTGTAAAAGAAGCATTAAAAAAATTACAAAAATAG